A section of the Candidatus Thermoplasmatota archaeon genome encodes:
- a CDS encoding 4Fe-4S dicluster domain-containing protein: MSAIDSRKLDHNFKFQIAKEEGGEGILKCFACGSCTARCPEMDVKPEWNPRVIIRKALLGLKDEVLSSEFFWICSAHYRCLEKCPQKVNVKGVMNAVRNERLLEEQNEDITGKKTNKYLDMSFKYKITNNESGKDLYECFSCGTCTAGCPERELDPLYSPRKVIKNVLLGMKEPVFSNKFVEICSSHHRCLTQCPQGVEIPKLMNAIKNIAIKQGYQRKTK, from the coding sequence ATGAGTGCTATCGACTCAAGAAAACTTGACCACAACTTCAAATTCCAAATTGCAAAGGAAGAAGGCGGAGAAGGTATCTTGAAATGTTTCGCATGCGGTTCTTGCACTGCTCGTTGCCCAGAGATGGACGTGAAACCAGAATGGAACCCACGTGTGATTATAAGAAAAGCTTTGCTTGGTTTGAAAGACGAGGTTTTATCAAGCGAGTTTTTCTGGATATGTAGCGCGCATTATCGCTGCCTAGAAAAATGTCCTCAAAAAGTTAATGTTAAAGGTGTTATGAACGCTGTAAGAAACGAAAGACTGCTTGAGGAACAAAATGAGGATATTACTGGTAAAAAAACGAATAAATATCTTGATATGAGCTTCAAGTACAAGATAACAAACAACGAGTCAGGTAAAGATTTGTATGAGTGCTTCTCATGTGGAACCTGCACAGCTGGTTGCCCAGAGCGAGAACTTGACCCTTTATATTCACCACGCAAAGTCATAAAAAATGTTTTATTAGGAATGAAAGAACCTGTTTTCTCAAATAAATTTGTTGAAATCTGTTCTTCACATCATCGCTGCCTAACCCAATGCCCGCAAGGGGTTGAGATACCGAAGCTGATGAACGCAATCAAAAACATTGCGATAAAACAGGGTTATCAAAGAAAAACAAAGTAG